Proteins from a genomic interval of Scomber scombrus chromosome 11, fScoSco1.1, whole genome shotgun sequence:
- the lrrcc1 gene encoding leucine-rich repeat and coiled-coil domain-containing protein 1 → MEDKELSLINKNITSLLDVPLRPTVTSLNLHCNQIPRIEGLTSAWHLRHLDLSSNCISKIEGLSSLTSLRTLNLSCNTITEVEGLNGLVNLTRLNLSYNQINNLTGLLYLHGPYKLKHLSLHSNHLHRIDHVLQCLLGLQGLSEITLSQNGSENPVCRSPGYREIVMQSLPQITVLDGVDRLGNPLHSGINSPLDIPGLEDYVDLLLSSDASRNEAVVGDVSITTPRIDEILTQFRQRSASETIADPVAQPDRQRCQRVHSTVADPADPVNEERIRKLEHQVSQLVQQAPVGDKSSYSTNSVVTARKAKKDTDRTSESECDSGKENRRRTRIPKHRNTVTTRTTTKETKGRRSDSDQENHKQRSSKSAVGPRGKSGVAKGADAVGPARRGPPRAAMASGDVKTKSTQEEETYRTIVEERDQERERRWKAEQAVRKLTEELKCLQTKVSEEKDLQSMALHTTDRLKEILLKERSGRSGLQTCVEELEGRCQSLIQQLEQARSSEEQHKTALRRLEESISHGETLRARQQAEEMKRHQELENKAAALKRELDIQRVSVRHHKDKLQQLHELLAAREQEHRKQLELRLQPGGADFREAVVKEVALAEQRHAHREAELEEKLAEGRKEYAALEDEFRMALTIEAARFYEVKEACDQMTAELLELKGTLSQSQQREKKSGALVQELTAMVKEQKKRISDLIKAKKDAVTELKSRMHSLETEAEQDRRLSLQLELLKKDKGRLLSQLTAQESVIDGLRAERRIWGQELAQQGVSLAQDRGRLEARIEVLDTELETQKKQNERDSDALKIKTRIIDDQTETIRKLKEASQERDEQIRRLREEAVQVQKKFQQQLEEETTRLAELRERLEHLSLRKEELKQQLEDKEAELEEVKTVYRDSSKKWQEKAELLTRLESQVKRMKENFDSKERLLLEERDKATEAHKDAVEKLHCVDDAFRRQLESIQAAHQAEQLRLANEKQKQIEQANQRVFDVEEEMRQLLEEMETNKRIMEEKMKRLTSVLKDF, encoded by the exons ATGGAGGACAAGGAGCTGAGTCTTATTAACAAGAACATAACAAG TTTGTTGGATGTCCCTCTGCGTCCCACTGTAACATCACTCAATCTACACTGCAATCAAATCCCAAGGATCGAGGGTCTGACCTCAGCTTGGCACCTGAGGCACTTGGACCTTTCTTCCAATTGCATTTCTAAGATTGAGGGTCTAAGTTCCCTCACATCCCTGAGGACTTTAAATTTGTCTTGCAACACAATCACGGAGGTTGAAG GACTGAATGGCCTTGTGAACTTAACTAGATTAAACTTGTCCTACAATCAGATAAATAACCTTACTG GCTTGTTGTATCTCCATGGCCCCTACAAGCTGAAACACCTAAgtctccatagcaaccacctgCACCGTATTGATCATGTCCTGCAGTGCCTGTTGGGATTGCAAGGTTTAAGCGAGATCACTTTGAGCCAGAATGGCAGCGAAAATCCTGTCTGTAGGTCGCCAG GTTACAGGGAGATTGTTATGCAGTCGTTGCCACAGATCACTGTTCTGGATGGTGTGGACCGACTGGGAAATCCATTGCATTCTGGCATAAATAGTCCCCTGGATATCCCTGGTCTTGAGGACTACGTGGACCTCCTGCTCTCCTCTGATGCTAGTCGTAATGAAGCG GTTGTAGGCGATGTCTCCATCACCACACCCCGCATTGATGAGATTCTGACCCAGTTTCGTCAGCGGAGTGCCTCTGAAACAATCGCAGATCCAGTCGCACAACCAGATAGGCAGCGATGCCAGCGGGTTCACTCCACTGTGGCTGATCCAGCAGACCCCGTTAATGAAGAACGCATCAGGAAACTGGAGCACCAGGTGTCCCAGCTTGTCCAGCAG GCCCCTGTGGGTGACAAATCCAGTTACTCTACCAATTCTGTGGTGACGGCACGCAAAGCCAAGAAGGACACAGACCGCACGTCAGAGAGTGAGTGCGACAGTGGGAAAGAAAACCGGAGGCGCACCAGGATCCCAAAACATCGTAACACTGTAACCACGAGGACGACCACGAAGGAGACCAAGGGCAGGAGATCAGACAG CGATCAGGAGAATCATAAACAGAGGAGTTCAAAGTCTGCTGTTGGGCCCAGGGGGAAGTCTGGCGTCGCAAAGGGTGCAGACGCAGTGGGGCCAGCAAGGAGGGGACCACCGAGAGCTGCTATGGCCTCAGGCGACGTGAAAACCAAGTCCACTCAGGAGGAGGAAACTTACAGG aCTATTGTGGAGGAGCGTGACCAGGAAAGGGAAAGGCGTTGGAAGGCCGAGCAGGCTGTGAGGAAACTAACAGAGGAGCTAAAGTGCCTGCAGACAAAGGTCAGCGAGGAAAAAGACCTGCAGAGCATGGCTCTgcacaccacagacag ACTGAAAGAAATCTTGCTAAAGGAGCGATCAGGGCGCTCTGGGCTGCAGACTTGTGTTGAGGAACTGGAGGGGAGGTGTCAGTCCCTAATCCAGCAGCTGGAGCAGGCCCGCAGCAGTGAAGAACAACATAAGACTGCACTGCGCAGACTGGAGGAAAGCATTTCCCATGGCGAGACGCTCAGGGCTCGCCAGCAGGCTGAAGAG ATGAAGCGGCACCAGGAGCTGGAAAATAAGGCAGCAGCTCTGAAGAGGGAGTTGGATATCCAGAGAGTTTCAGTACGCCATCACAAAGACAAACTACAGCAGCTGCATGAACTGTTGGCAGCCAGGGAACAAGAGCACAG AAAACAGCTGGAGCTGCGTTTGCAGCCGGGAGGGGCGGATTTCCGTGAGGCAGTGGTGAAAGAAGTAGCATTAGCGGAGCAGAGACATGCCCACAGGGAGGCGGAGCTGGAGGAGAAACTGGCGGAGGGCAGGAAAGAATACGCTGCTCTGGAGGATGAGTTCCGCATGGCACTAACCATCGAGGCTGCTCGCTTCTATGAG GTAAAAGAGGCTTGTGATCAAATGACTGCAGAGCTGTTGGAGCTCAAAGGGACCCTAAGCCAGtcacaacagagagagaagaaatcTGGCGCTCTGGTGCAGGAGCTCACAGCCATGGTCAAGGAACAGAAGAAACGAATTTCTGACCTCATCAAAGCCAAGAAAGATGCTGTCACTGAACTAAAG AGCCGTATGCATTCCTTGGAAACAGAGGCAGAGCAGGACCGGCGACTCAGCCTGCAACTTGAGTTGCTTAAGAAAGACAAGGGTCGACTGTTGTCTCAGCTCACAGCTCAGGAGTCGGTGATAGACGGCCTTAGGGCAGAGAGAAGGATCTGGGGCCAGGAGCTCGCTCAGCAAG gagTGTCTCTAGCTCAGGATCGTGGACGCCTGGAGGCGAGGATAGAGGTGCTGGACACTGAGCTGGAGACACAGAAGAAACAGAATGAAAGGGACAGCGATGCCCTCAAAATTAAAACCAGAATCATTGATGACCAGACAGAAACCATCCGCAAACTCAAAGAG GCCTCGCAGGAGCGTGACGAACAGATACGTAGGCTGCGTGAGGAGGCGGTCCAGGTCCAGAAGAAGTTCCAGCAGCAGCTTGAAGAGGAAACGACTCGGCTGGCAGAGCTCAGGGAACGGCTGGAGCATCTCAGCCTGCGCAAGGAGGAGCTGAAACAGCAGTTGGAGGACAAGGAGGCAGAGCTCGAGGAGGTTAAAACTGTTTACAG GGATTCCAGTAAGAAATGGCAGGAGAAGGCAGAACTGCTCACTCGACTAGAGAGCCAGGTGAAGCGCATGAAGGAGAACTTTGATTCTAAGGAACGCTTGCTGCTGGAAGAAAGAGATAAAGCAACAGAAGCTCACAA AGATGCAGTCGAGAAGTTGCACTGTGTGGACGATGCATTTCGTCGGCAGCTAGAGTCTATCCAGGCTGCCCATCAAGCTGAGCAGCTTCGATTGGCTAATGAAAAGCAGAAACAGATAGAGCAGGCCAATCAGAGG GTAtttgatgtggaggaggagatgcGTCAACTCCTAGAGGAGATGGAAACTAACAAGAGAATCatggaagaaaaaatgaaacGTCTCACCAGTGTACTGAAAGACTTTTAA